The following are encoded together in the Notolabrus celidotus isolate fNotCel1 chromosome 9, fNotCel1.pri, whole genome shotgun sequence genome:
- the LOC117818677 gene encoding cilia- and flagella-associated protein 157-like isoform X1, translating to MPKKKDKKNVGKQDEKKNTSTKESLETPVDRGASDNREKELYLIQVRYLNEQLERYQQKCDQLEREKKDYSSQHRSLEKEKKDIVDYLKRSLLEKEDEVDELKERLEVQRQAADQDRDAVQLQNSQLREELQGRINELTAENTALVARLDGLAEFQRQKEELKSSMESLKKQLTIQEEKHKADIHDLKMKVLLEKKKLEKEMESHVAAIAADVQHQVDQKVPGTTRLALQENTELKAQLDQLSIQSQVLMEENSALLDRKRRLRGDVENLEQMLRETSRQSCILKKVVGQLTEKCQQLQAELKERSQELEQLQTEKSGLQAEMETLRQDRNSLKEQCSKNRAEVSRLEAELQEERRKRSRMKSIIQEAVGMLRETLMEDLTEQDLEVDSVVQSKQLMQRLLVVLDRPTLNNQQNEQQTSDSAAARELTLNPALSFQFQIARYSLAELSIVPRPSPKNKRAISSGTSVALHRKPLGQKTAADSTVKFLTSRNAFTKSKQP from the exons ATGCCCAAAAAGAAGGATAAGAAGAACGTGGGGAAACAAGATGAAAAGAAGAACACATCTACAAAGGAGAGTTTAGAGACTCCTGTTGATAGAGGAGCTTCAGACAACAGAGAAAAGGAGTTATATCTGATTCAAGTACGATATTTGAACGAGCAGTTGGAGAG ATATCAGCAGAAGTGTGATCAActagagagggagaagaaagacTATAGCTCTCAGCACCGCTCtctggagaaggagaagaaggacaTTGTTGATTATCTGAAACGCTCCCTGCTGGAAAAGGAGGATGAGGTGGATGAGCTGAAAGAGCGCCTGGAGGTTCAGCGGCAGGCTGCAGATCAGGACAGAGACGCCGTGCAGCTGCAGAACAGTCAGCTGAGAGAAGAGCTGCAAGGCCGGATCAATGAGCTCACAGCAGAAAACACGGCATTAG TTGCCCGGCTGGATGGTCTGGCCGAGTTTcagagacagaaggaggagcTGAAGTCCAGCATGGAGTCTCTGAAGAAGCAGCTGACCATCCAGGAGGAGAAACACAAAGCTGACATCCACGACCTGAAGATGAAAGTGCTGCTGGAGAAGAAAAA GTTGGAGAAGGAGATGGAGAGCCACGTAGCAGCCATTGCAGCAGATGTGCAGCATCAGGTGGACCAGAAGGTCCCAGGGACAACAAGACTCGCTCTCCAGGAGAACACGGAGCTCAAAGCTCAGCTGGACCAGCTGTCCATACAGAGTCAGGTCCTGATGGAGGAGAACTCTGCTCTGCTGGATCGTAAGAGAAGACTGAGGGGGGACGTGGAGAACCTGGAGCAAATGCTGAGGGAGACGTCCCGGCAGAGCTGCATCCTCAAgaag GTGGTGGGGCAGCTCACAGAAAAGTGTCAGCAGCTGCAGGCGGAGCTGAAAGAGCGCAGCCAGGAACTCGAGCAGCTTCAGACTGAAAAATCAGGACTACAAGCTGAGATGGAGACACTCAG ACAGGACAGGAACTCGCTGAAGGAGCAGTGCagcaaaaacagagcagaggtgAGCCGGTTGGAGGCGGAGctccaggaggagaggaggaagaggagcaggatgAAGAGCATCATTCAGGAGGCTGTGGGGATGCTCAGAGAAACCCTGATG GAAGACCTTACTGAGCAGGACTTGGAGGTGGACTCTGTGGTCCAGTCGAAGCAGCTGATGCAAAGGCTTCTGGTGGTCTTGGACAGACCGACTCTAAACAACCAACAGAATGAGCAGCAAACTTCTGACTCTGCAGCAGCCAG aGAACTTACTCTGAATCCAGCTCTGAGTTTCCAGTTCCAGATTGCTCGTTACAGTCTGGCTGAACTCAGCATCGTGCCTCGTCCCTCACCGAAGAACAAACGCGCCATCTCCAGCGGCACCAGCGTGGCTCTGCACAG GAAGCCTCTCGGTCAGAAGACAGCCGCTGATTCAACTGTCAAATTTCTAACCTCCAGAAACGCGTTCACAAAATCCAAACAGCCGTAA
- the LOC117818677 gene encoding cilia- and flagella-associated protein 157-like isoform X2, with product MPKKKDKKNVGKQDEKKNTSTKESLETPVDRGASDNREKELYLIQVRYLNEQLERYQQKCDQLEREKKDYSSQHRSLEKEKKDIVDYLKRSLLEKEDEVDELKERLEVQRQAADQDRDAVQLQNSQLREELQGRINELTAENTALVARLDGLAEFQRQKEELKSSMESLKKQLTIQEEKHKADIHDLKMKVLLEKKKLEKEMESHVAAIAADVQHQVDQKVPGTTRLALQENTELKAQLDQLSIQSQVLMEENSALLDRKRRLRGDVENLEQMLRETSRQSCILKKVVGQLTEKCQQLQAELKERSQELEQLQTEKSGLQAEMETLRQDRNSLKEQCSKNRAEVSRLEAELQEERRKRSRMKSIIQEAVGMLRETLMEDLTEQDLEVDSVVQSKQLMQRLLVVLDRPTLNNQQNEQQTSDSAAARELTLNPALSFQFQIARYSLAELSIVPRPSPKNKRAISSGTSVALHRTPSSCYSHCRSAWRRSPAEPAAV from the exons ATGCCCAAAAAGAAGGATAAGAAGAACGTGGGGAAACAAGATGAAAAGAAGAACACATCTACAAAGGAGAGTTTAGAGACTCCTGTTGATAGAGGAGCTTCAGACAACAGAGAAAAGGAGTTATATCTGATTCAAGTACGATATTTGAACGAGCAGTTGGAGAG ATATCAGCAGAAGTGTGATCAActagagagggagaagaaagacTATAGCTCTCAGCACCGCTCtctggagaaggagaagaaggacaTTGTTGATTATCTGAAACGCTCCCTGCTGGAAAAGGAGGATGAGGTGGATGAGCTGAAAGAGCGCCTGGAGGTTCAGCGGCAGGCTGCAGATCAGGACAGAGACGCCGTGCAGCTGCAGAACAGTCAGCTGAGAGAAGAGCTGCAAGGCCGGATCAATGAGCTCACAGCAGAAAACACGGCATTAG TTGCCCGGCTGGATGGTCTGGCCGAGTTTcagagacagaaggaggagcTGAAGTCCAGCATGGAGTCTCTGAAGAAGCAGCTGACCATCCAGGAGGAGAAACACAAAGCTGACATCCACGACCTGAAGATGAAAGTGCTGCTGGAGAAGAAAAA GTTGGAGAAGGAGATGGAGAGCCACGTAGCAGCCATTGCAGCAGATGTGCAGCATCAGGTGGACCAGAAGGTCCCAGGGACAACAAGACTCGCTCTCCAGGAGAACACGGAGCTCAAAGCTCAGCTGGACCAGCTGTCCATACAGAGTCAGGTCCTGATGGAGGAGAACTCTGCTCTGCTGGATCGTAAGAGAAGACTGAGGGGGGACGTGGAGAACCTGGAGCAAATGCTGAGGGAGACGTCCCGGCAGAGCTGCATCCTCAAgaag GTGGTGGGGCAGCTCACAGAAAAGTGTCAGCAGCTGCAGGCGGAGCTGAAAGAGCGCAGCCAGGAACTCGAGCAGCTTCAGACTGAAAAATCAGGACTACAAGCTGAGATGGAGACACTCAG ACAGGACAGGAACTCGCTGAAGGAGCAGTGCagcaaaaacagagcagaggtgAGCCGGTTGGAGGCGGAGctccaggaggagaggaggaagaggagcaggatgAAGAGCATCATTCAGGAGGCTGTGGGGATGCTCAGAGAAACCCTGATG GAAGACCTTACTGAGCAGGACTTGGAGGTGGACTCTGTGGTCCAGTCGAAGCAGCTGATGCAAAGGCTTCTGGTGGTCTTGGACAGACCGACTCTAAACAACCAACAGAATGAGCAGCAAACTTCTGACTCTGCAGCAGCCAG aGAACTTACTCTGAATCCAGCTCTGAGTTTCCAGTTCCAGATTGCTCGTTACAGTCTGGCTGAACTCAGCATCGTGCCTCGTCCCTCACCGAAGAACAAACGCGCCATCTCCAGCGGCACCAGCGTGGCTCTGCACAG GACTCCCTCATCGTGTTACTCACACTGTCGCTCAGCGTGGCGTCGCAGCCCGGCTGAGCCAGCAGCAGTTTGA